Proteins from one Listeria weihenstephanensis genomic window:
- a CDS encoding rod shape-determining protein, producing MFGFGNKDIGIDLGTANTLVYMKGKSIVLREPSVVAMKKDTQEIVAVGSEAKNMIGRTPGNIVAIRPMKDGVIADYDTTAAMMKYYIQKASKGSSASKPRVMICVPSGITGVEKRAVTDATRQAGAKEAYTIEEPFAAAIGAGLPVWDPTGSMVVDIGGGTTEVAVISLGGIVTSRSERTAGDDMDDAIVNFIRKKYNLLIGDRTSETIKMEIGSADPTNLNLEPFSIRGRDLVTGLPKTIEISPEEISEALADTVASIIDAVKSTLENTPPELSADIMDKGIVLTGGGALLRNLDTVIAEETKMPVIIAENPLDCVAIGTGKSLENMDLYKKKKMN from the coding sequence ATGTTTGGATTTGGGAATAAAGATATTGGAATTGACTTAGGAACCGCAAACACTTTAGTATATATGAAGGGGAAAAGTATCGTTTTAAGAGAACCTTCAGTTGTTGCGATGAAAAAAGACACACAAGAAATTGTCGCTGTTGGTAGTGAAGCTAAGAATATGATCGGTAGAACACCGGGTAATATTGTTGCTATACGCCCAATGAAAGATGGCGTAATTGCTGACTACGATACTACAGCTGCCATGATGAAATACTATATTCAAAAAGCAAGCAAGGGATCAAGTGCAAGTAAACCACGTGTTATGATCTGTGTACCTTCCGGAATTACAGGTGTTGAAAAACGTGCTGTAACGGATGCTACTCGTCAAGCTGGGGCAAAAGAAGCTTATACAATTGAAGAACCTTTCGCTGCTGCAATTGGTGCTGGATTACCAGTTTGGGATCCTACGGGTAGTATGGTAGTGGATATCGGTGGTGGAACGACAGAAGTTGCAGTTATATCTCTAGGTGGGATTGTAACAAGCCGTTCTGAGCGTACAGCTGGAGATGACATGGATGATGCTATTGTTAATTTTATACGTAAGAAGTATAATTTATTGATAGGTGACCGTACATCTGAAACTATTAAGATGGAAATTGGTTCAGCAGATCCAACCAATCTTAATTTAGAACCTTTTAGTATTCGCGGGCGGGATTTAGTAACGGGCTTACCGAAGACAATTGAAATTTCTCCTGAGGAAATAAGTGAGGCACTCGCAGATACAGTAGCTTCTATCATTGATGCTGTGAAGAGTACATTAGAAAATACACCTCCAGAATTATCTGCTGATATTATGGATAAAGGTATTGTATTGACAGGCGGCGGAGCGCTTCTTCGTAATTTAGATACAGTAATTGCTGAAGAAACTAAGATGCCAGTCA
- the radC gene encoding RadC family protein produces MFMREMAQTDKPRERLQKKGVSSLSNIELLAIILETGSKTESVVELANKVINQYLEIGELKDATLQELTQIKGIGLAKAAKVLAAVEIGKRMGQQRIIESPIIRGPQDGANLVMQEMSLLSQEHFHCFFLSTRNRLLHRETIFIGSLNSSVVHPREIFKQAMKYSAASVMCFHNHPSGDASPSPQDVTVTKRLKKVGDLLGIPLIDHIIIGNNVYTSLKQEGYF; encoded by the coding sequence ATGTTTATGAGAGAAATGGCGCAAACAGACAAACCGAGAGAGAGGCTTCAGAAGAAGGGAGTATCGAGTTTATCCAATATTGAATTACTTGCGATAATTTTAGAGACAGGGAGTAAAACAGAATCGGTTGTTGAACTTGCCAACAAGGTGATTAATCAATATTTAGAGATTGGAGAACTAAAAGATGCTACCTTACAGGAATTAACCCAAATAAAAGGTATTGGTCTAGCTAAGGCTGCAAAAGTACTTGCAGCAGTTGAAATAGGTAAACGAATGGGTCAGCAAAGGATCATAGAGAGCCCTATTATTAGAGGGCCACAAGATGGTGCAAATCTTGTTATGCAAGAAATGAGCCTGCTTTCCCAAGAGCATTTTCATTGTTTTTTCCTAAGCACTAGAAACCGATTACTGCATAGGGAGACAATTTTCATTGGGAGTCTTAATAGTAGCGTAGTACATCCAAGAGAAATTTTTAAGCAAGCGATGAAATATTCTGCAGCAAGTGTTATGTGTTTCCATAACCATCCATCGGGTGACGCAAGCCCTTCGCCACAAGATGTAACCGTGACGAAGCGATTGAAAAAAGTAGGCGATTTATTGGGTATTCCGTTGATAGATCACATTATTATAGGCAACAACGTTTATACTAGTCTAAAACAAGAAGGGTATTTCTAA
- a CDS encoding prepilin peptidase, which translates to MVYFILSVYSSVFASFLHVVGANYPIGRPFLFRSSSECDFCKTKLSMRFMIPIFSFIFLKGKTNCCGQSMSKTYIFVETLAPIFVCSLYALYGFEANFYAYIISFSLLLILFVSDMLYLHIPNRILLIYFIFAAIFYAYTDMAILFHQLEQFLLGGVTFLSLYLLIRKGIGLGDIKLLIVLCFLLSYKEVLFVFIAAVFVGTLIMSTMVMLRPDLKMKKIPFVPFILSGFVWSPFLYDMFWDFILRQ; encoded by the coding sequence TTATTTTATCTTGTCAGTCTATAGTTCGGTTTTTGCATCATTTCTACATGTTGTAGGTGCTAATTACCCAATAGGGAGACCATTTTTATTTAGAAGTTCTTCAGAATGTGATTTTTGTAAAACGAAATTGTCGATGAGATTTATGATACCGATTTTTTCTTTTATCTTTCTTAAAGGAAAAACGAATTGCTGTGGTCAATCAATGAGTAAAACTTATATTTTCGTTGAGACATTGGCACCAATATTCGTATGCTCCTTATATGCATTATACGGTTTTGAAGCGAATTTCTATGCATACATTATCAGTTTTTCTCTACTGCTAATCTTATTTGTGAGTGATATGCTCTATTTGCACATCCCGAACCGAATCTTACTGATTTATTTTATTTTTGCCGCCATTTTTTATGCATACACTGACATGGCTATTTTATTTCATCAATTAGAGCAATTTTTACTTGGTGGTGTGACGTTTTTATCATTGTATCTATTGATTAGAAAAGGGATAGGATTAGGAGATATCAAATTATTGATTGTGCTTTGTTTTTTACTAAGCTATAAGGAAGTATTATTTGTTTTTATTGCCGCTGTATTTGTAGGAACGCTCATAATGAGTACTATGGTGATGTTACGTCCGGACTTAAAAATGAAAAAGATACCATTTGTTCCATTTATATTGTCAGGATTTGTATGGAGTCCATTTTTATATGATATGTTTTGGGATTTTATTTTACGTCAATAA